CATGCTTACGACAAGCTGTGCACTTTTTCAAACCCTCTTTTGACTTCCCTTGTGAAATCTGAGAGGCTAAATCTGCAGATGCAAGCGCGGCACCTGCAAGAGCAAGTTCTGATTCATCGCTACTTGAGCTTCTGCATACAACGTCTTTGCTAGATGCAGCTGCAAGCT
The DNA window shown above is from Capsicum annuum cultivar UCD-10X-F1 unplaced genomic scaffold, UCD10Xv1.1 ctg28930, whole genome shotgun sequence and carries:
- the LOC124891014 gene encoding zinc finger A20 and AN1 domain-containing stress-associated protein 8-like; this encodes MESSNETGCRAPKDPVLCINDCDFFGSAATMNMCSKYQKDMILLKQEHAKLAAASSKDVVCRSSSSDESELALAGAALASADLASQISQGKSKEGLKKCTAC